A window of the bacterium genome harbors these coding sequences:
- a CDS encoding deoxyribodipyrimidine photolyase, whose protein sequence is MPIPDCRIAACNTAPLHPHGEFVLYWMIANRRTQWNYSLQRAVDYAVEWQKPLLVLEAVRCDYRWASDRFHRFLLEGMRDNAGRLRKTAISYYPYLEPEPGAGKGLLAALAARACVVVTDDFPAFMLPRLIAAASRQVPVRLEKIDSNGLWPMRATDHVFPTAYAFRRFLQKNLHSHLLTLPLADPLRRVKLPALTALPREILRRWPPAEPAQFAGDPAALAQLPIDHRVGAVTTRGGSAAGRERLLAFLELRLARYVEERNQPEQEVTSGLSPYLHFGHLAVHEIFAELMQRESWSPALLPPKGKGAKTGWWGVRPPAEAFLDELVTWRELGYNFCAQRTDYDQYESLPAWAQATLNRHSRDRRSHAYSLAQFEQAATHDPLWNAAQRQLATEGRMHNYLRMLWGKKILEWSRAPREALTIMIELNNKYALDGRNPNSYSGIFWVLGRYDRPWGPERPVFGVIRYMSSENTARKVRVREYIQRYAGNSPALFD, encoded by the coding sequence ATGCCCATTCCCGATTGCCGCATCGCGGCCTGCAACACGGCCCCGCTCCATCCCCACGGTGAATTCGTGCTGTATTGGATGATTGCCAATCGCCGCACGCAGTGGAATTACAGCCTGCAGCGCGCGGTCGATTATGCGGTGGAATGGCAAAAGCCGTTGCTCGTGCTCGAAGCGGTGCGCTGCGACTATCGCTGGGCCAGCGACCGGTTTCATCGTTTTTTGTTGGAGGGCATGCGCGACAATGCCGGCCGCCTGCGCAAAACGGCGATCTCCTACTATCCCTACCTGGAACCTGAACCTGGTGCGGGCAAAGGCTTGCTGGCGGCGCTGGCGGCGCGCGCCTGTGTGGTGGTCACCGATGATTTTCCCGCCTTCATGTTGCCGCGCCTGATTGCGGCCGCTTCGCGGCAAGTGCCGGTGCGGCTGGAGAAGATCGATTCCAACGGCCTGTGGCCGATGCGTGCCACCGATCACGTTTTTCCCACCGCCTATGCTTTCCGCCGCTTCCTGCAAAAGAATCTGCATTCTCATCTGCTCACCCTGCCGCTCGCGGATCCTCTGCGCCGCGTGAAATTGCCGGCGCTCACCGCGCTGCCCCGTGAGATTCTGCGCCGCTGGCCGCCGGCCGAGCCGGCGCAATTTGCCGGCGATCCGGCAGCGCTGGCGCAATTGCCGATCGATCATCGCGTCGGCGCCGTCACGACGCGCGGCGGCAGCGCGGCCGGGCGCGAGCGGCTGCTGGCGTTTCTCGAACTGCGCCTGGCGCGCTATGTGGAGGAACGCAATCAACCGGAGCAGGAGGTGACCAGCGGCCTGTCGCCGTATTTGCATTTCGGCCATCTTGCGGTGCATGAAATCTTCGCGGAGCTGATGCAGCGCGAGTCGTGGTCGCCGGCATTGTTGCCGCCCAAAGGCAAGGGCGCAAAAACCGGCTGGTGGGGTGTGCGGCCGCCCGCCGAAGCCTTTCTCGACGAATTGGTCACCTGGCGGGAGCTGGGATACAACTTCTGCGCACAGCGCACCGACTACGATCAATATGAATCGCTGCCCGCGTGGGCGCAGGCCACGCTCAACCGGCACAGCCGCGACCGGCGCAGCCACGCCTACTCGCTGGCGCAGTTCGAGCAGGCCGCAACGCATGATCCACTGTGGAACGCGGCGCAGCGACAGCTCGCCACCGAAGGCCGCATGCACAACTATCTGCGCATGCTCTGGGGCAAAAAGATCCTGGAGTGGAGCCGCGCTCCGCGGGAGGCGCTGACAATCATGATCGAGCTGAACAACAAGTACGCGCTCGACGGTCGCAATCCCAATTCCTATTCCGGCATCTTTTGGGTGTTGGGCCGTTATGACCGGCCGTGGGGACCGGAACGGCCGGTCTTCGGCGTCATTCGCTATATGAGTTCGGAAAACACCGCCCGCAAAGTCCGCGTGCGTGAGTATATCCAGCGATATGCCGGCAACTCACCGGCGCTGTTCGATTGA
- a CDS encoding DUF1232 domain-containing protein codes for MPSAKNVITKPSFWKLVWHLPKLLRLVLRLMRDRRVPLIGKLALVAACVYVVSPIDLLPDFVLPVLGYTDDLAILLAALRFLFNLTPPNVLEEHLGEFDPRSIR; via the coding sequence GTGCCCTCCGCCAAAAATGTGATAACCAAGCCCTCGTTTTGGAAGCTGGTTTGGCATCTGCCCAAATTGCTTCGCCTCGTGCTGCGCCTTATGCGTGACCGCCGCGTGCCGCTCATCGGCAAGCTGGCGTTGGTCGCCGCGTGCGTTTATGTCGTTTCGCCCATCGATCTATTGCCTGATTTCGTGCTGCCGGTTTTGGGCTACACCGATGATCTCGCCATTCTGCTGGCGGCACTCCGCTTCCTGTTCAACCTGACCCCGCCCAATGTCCTCGAGGAGCATCTTGGTGAGTTCGACCCGCGTTCGATCCGCTAG
- a CDS encoding phytoene/squalene synthase family protein, with protein MKYWLEKKNRLVFDHARHSTAHHSKSFYLAARLLPEEKRWATFAVYGYCRYVDNLIDNQRARHTVEIERELEFLVHELEAAYRTGESEHPIIQPFIVAALRYGIPIKHPLDLISGVRMDLRHVRYETFAELYPFCYKVAAVVGLMMTHIFGYDAPGAFAYAEKLGIAMQLTNILRDIQEDRRMGRIYLPLQELHAYHCAEQNILAEQMTPGFRELMAFQVNRAHSYYDAAEAGIALLQEDARFAVYAASRIYRGILRRIESRDYNPFLGRVYVPRHTKLSIVLEEVLRTKMLAAHGGLTYPVDLS; from the coding sequence ATGAAATACTGGTTGGAAAAGAAGAATCGCCTTGTGTTTGATCACGCCCGCCATTCGACCGCCCATCATTCCAAAAGCTTCTACCTCGCGGCCCGCCTGCTCCCCGAAGAAAAACGGTGGGCGACCTTTGCCGTTTACGGTTACTGCCGTTATGTCGACAACTTGATTGACAATCAACGCGCCCGCCATACCGTCGAGATCGAGCGCGAGCTGGAATTCCTGGTGCACGAACTGGAAGCCGCCTACCGCACCGGCGAATCCGAGCATCCCATCATTCAGCCATTTATCGTTGCGGCGCTGCGCTATGGCATTCCCATCAAGCATCCGCTGGATTTAATCAGCGGCGTGCGCATGGATTTGCGCCACGTGCGCTATGAGACGTTCGCGGAGCTTTATCCGTTTTGCTACAAAGTCGCGGCGGTCGTCGGGCTGATGATGACCCACATCTTCGGTTATGACGCGCCCGGTGCCTTCGCTTATGCCGAAAAGCTCGGCATTGCCATGCAATTGACCAACATTCTGCGGGATATTCAAGAAGACCGCCGCATGGGCCGCATCTATCTGCCGCTGCAGGAGCTGCATGCCTACCATTGCGCCGAGCAGAACATTCTCGCCGAGCAAATGACGCCGGGGTTTCGCGAGCTGATGGCGTTCCAAGTCAATCGCGCGCATTCCTACTACGACGCGGCGGAAGCCGGCATTGCCCTGTTGCAGGAAGATGCGCGCTTCGCGGTGTATGCGGCCAGCCGCATCTATCGCGGCATTCTGCGCCGCATCGAATCGCGCGACTACAACCCGTTTCTCGGGCGGGTGTACGTGCCGAGACACACCAAGCTCAGCATCGTGCTGGAGGAAGTGCTGCGCACCAAAATGCTCGCCGCTCACGGCGGCCTGACTTATCCCGTCGACCTGAGCTGA
- a CDS encoding glycosyltransferase, with translation MLTVVLAVLGLVLVVTLYNALTAPLLSRPPLLPAAPLVSVLVPARNEAENIAACLAGLQQQRYAQFEIIVLDDNSSDATAALAANLAARDSRIRLISGAPVPAGWTGKNWACHQLSKHARGEILIFTDADCRHSAEIIAATVAWMQKYRLGLLTAFSQQITLTLPEKLVVPVIYMLVYSYLPLWLTYYSKSPALAAANGQWLAFTRPAYDRLGGHAAVATEVVEDVELSRRAKRFGEKILVLAGNDAVQCRMYQSWRGVWEGFSKNAFGLAGHQTIPFFLLLLLLFGLHVLPFVLVWLPPLAKLAALGIAMNLALRLVLAVKYKQPVLSGILLHPVAVVLTLLIGLNSYRWYRGGKIVWKDRRVFFNQPAAGSAAGPGL, from the coding sequence GTGCTCACTGTGGTGCTGGCCGTGCTCGGCCTCGTGCTCGTGGTGACGCTGTACAATGCGCTCACGGCACCGCTGCTCAGCCGGCCGCCGTTGCTGCCGGCCGCGCCCTTGGTCTCCGTGCTCGTGCCGGCGCGCAACGAGGCGGAGAATATCGCGGCGTGCCTGGCAGGTTTGCAGCAACAGCGCTATGCGCAATTCGAGATCATCGTGCTCGACGACAATTCGAGCGATGCGACCGCCGCGCTGGCCGCGAATCTGGCCGCGCGCGACAGCCGGATTCGGCTGATCTCCGGCGCGCCGGTGCCGGCGGGCTGGACCGGCAAGAATTGGGCATGCCACCAACTCAGCAAACATGCGCGCGGCGAGATTCTCATTTTCACCGACGCCGACTGCCGCCACAGCGCAGAGATCATCGCCGCTACTGTCGCGTGGATGCAGAAGTATCGTTTGGGTTTGTTGACCGCCTTCTCGCAGCAAATCACCCTCACACTGCCGGAAAAGCTGGTCGTGCCGGTGATCTACATGCTGGTCTACAGTTATCTGCCGTTGTGGCTGACTTACTATTCCAAGTCGCCCGCGCTGGCGGCGGCCAACGGCCAGTGGCTGGCCTTCACGCGACCGGCCTACGATCGTCTCGGCGGTCATGCGGCGGTCGCGACGGAAGTGGTCGAAGATGTTGAATTGAGCCGGCGCGCCAAGCGGTTCGGTGAGAAGATTCTCGTGCTCGCGGGCAATGATGCGGTGCAGTGCCGCATGTATCAATCCTGGCGCGGCGTTTGGGAGGGATTTTCCAAGAACGCCTTTGGTTTGGCCGGCCATCAAACCATTCCGTTCTTTCTGCTGTTACTGCTGTTGTTCGGATTGCACGTGTTGCCGTTTGTTCTGGTTTGGCTGCCGCCGCTGGCGAAACTCGCGGCCCTGGGCATTGCCATGAATCTCGCGCTGCGGCTGGTGCTGGCAGTGAAATACAAACAGCCGGTGCTGAGCGGCATACTGCTGCATCCGGTCGCCGTTGTGCTCACGCTGCTCATCGGCCTCAATTCTTATCGCTGGTATCGCGGCGGCAAGATCGTTTGGAAGGATCGCCGCGTGTTTTTCAATCAACCGGCCGCCGGGTCCGCTGCCGGCCCCGGGCTTTAG
- a CDS encoding lysophospholipid acyltransferase family protein, with translation MIPAKHAFWADGIFYPYLRQLCRRHFHRLEILGSLPHFDPQLPVLLLPNHSTWWDGFFVYLLNRKIFHRRPYLMMLQEQLARYSFFARLGAFAIDPHSPREVRQSLRYAAERLQMQPPVLLAVFPQGELRPWHVRPLGYRRGIEILLKMAQCRVNLLNLAISAGFYRERRAEVFFLFDENRIVDHRNYPDHLGLELAEERLLAELRQRCDRGETGVSLLPRRGRAPAG, from the coding sequence ATGATTCCCGCCAAACATGCGTTTTGGGCTGATGGAATTTTCTATCCCTATCTTCGGCAGCTCTGCCGCCGCCATTTTCACCGGCTGGAGATTCTCGGCAGCCTGCCGCACTTCGACCCGCAGTTGCCCGTGCTGCTGCTGCCCAATCACAGCACGTGGTGGGACGGCTTCTTCGTCTATCTCTTGAATCGTAAGATCTTTCATCGCCGGCCTTATTTGATGATGCTGCAAGAGCAGCTCGCGCGCTACTCTTTTTTTGCGCGGCTCGGCGCTTTTGCCATCGACCCGCATTCGCCGCGCGAGGTGAGGCAATCCTTGCGCTATGCTGCGGAGCGCTTGCAAATGCAGCCGCCGGTTTTGCTGGCGGTCTTTCCGCAGGGTGAATTGCGACCGTGGCATGTGCGGCCGCTCGGTTATCGCCGCGGCATCGAGATTCTGCTCAAGATGGCGCAATGCCGGGTCAATCTGCTCAACCTGGCCATCAGCGCCGGTTTCTACCGCGAACGCCGGGCAGAAGTGTTTTTTCTGTTCGATGAAAACCGCATTGTTGATCACCGCAATTATCCCGATCACCTCGGCCTGGAGCTTGCCGAGGAACGGCTGCTCGCCGAGCTGAGACAACGCTGTGATCGCGGCGAAACCGGTGTCTCCTTGCTGCCGCGCCGCGGCCGCGCACCTGCAGGTTGA
- a CDS encoding N-acetylmuramoyl-L-alanine amidase, which produces MPRSPVALLLCVLISLLHVATLSAQKLHLEVIYPREELTITARDSTFVFGNFEPATARVTINGVPARQYSNQTYLVMVPVKPGKFVFRAVAVDSIVAIGGVDSAVVERLVYIPDYLATSPPAPLQFDTSYVYPKVDLAMRAGEVLGVAVKGSPGWRATFEIAGLAQELPMAERPPRRQFYWGEAVFGRAQPPNTPEVRGIYTGVFMLRDSDSLQNASIRFQLSNDQGEKIELTAPGRLSLWPEAIPQVASLTEELTIGRTGPGNGYQLFLPKEVKLRLTGREGGFYRARLTEDESIWVPVANCRLLPAGTLPPRAIVQVARTQSFADRTRVTIFMEERVPFRIEQRTQPQRLEVILFGATADTDWIRHDYGDPLIGEIRWSQDQDEKYRLSIALNQKQQWGYRVAYDGTNLVLDIKKTPKLASSPHSPLQDLWVCIDAGHGPDLGAIGPTGFFEKDATFLLAAELREKLERRGAKVIMTRTVAEEGMTLTARRKFAEVSNADLFISLHYNALPDGVNPFLNRGSSAFYYHPQSYELANKILRMLLQKLKLPNFGLFYDNLAVCRVTNMPAVLIEPAFLMHPEEEMLILSPRFRALTAEAIVAGMEAFVRAARE; this is translated from the coding sequence GTGCCGCGCAGTCCGGTTGCGCTGCTGCTGTGCGTGCTCATTTCGCTGTTGCATGTTGCCACTCTGTCTGCCCAGAAGCTGCACCTCGAGGTGATCTATCCCCGTGAAGAGTTGACCATCACCGCGCGTGATTCGACCTTCGTGTTCGGCAATTTTGAGCCGGCCACGGCGCGGGTTACGATCAACGGCGTGCCGGCGCGGCAGTATTCCAATCAGACCTACCTGGTCATGGTGCCAGTCAAACCCGGCAAATTCGTGTTTCGCGCCGTGGCGGTTGACAGCATCGTGGCGATCGGCGGCGTGGATTCGGCCGTGGTCGAGCGGCTGGTTTACATCCCCGATTATCTCGCGACTTCACCGCCGGCGCCCTTGCAGTTTGACACGAGCTATGTTTATCCCAAAGTCGATCTCGCCATGCGCGCCGGCGAGGTGCTGGGCGTGGCGGTAAAAGGCTCGCCTGGCTGGCGCGCGACGTTTGAGATTGCGGGGTTGGCGCAAGAACTCCCCATGGCTGAAAGGCCGCCGCGCCGCCAGTTCTATTGGGGCGAGGCGGTTTTTGGCCGCGCCCAGCCGCCCAACACGCCCGAGGTGCGGGGCATCTACACCGGCGTCTTCATGTTGCGCGACAGCGATTCGCTGCAAAACGCGAGCATTCGCTTTCAGCTCAGCAACGACCAGGGCGAGAAGATCGAATTGACCGCACCCGGCCGGTTGAGTTTGTGGCCCGAGGCCATTCCGCAAGTTGCCAGCCTGACCGAGGAACTCACCATTGGCCGCACCGGACCGGGCAACGGCTACCAGCTTTTTTTGCCGAAGGAGGTCAAGTTGCGCCTCACCGGCAGAGAGGGTGGGTTCTATCGCGCGCGCCTCACCGAGGATGAATCCATCTGGGTGCCGGTGGCCAATTGCCGGCTGCTGCCTGCCGGCACGCTGCCGCCGCGGGCCATCGTGCAGGTGGCCCGCACGCAGAGTTTTGCCGATCGCACGCGCGTCACCATTTTCATGGAAGAGCGCGTGCCTTTTCGTATCGAACAGCGCACCCAGCCGCAGCGCCTGGAGGTGATTCTGTTCGGAGCCACGGCGGATACGGATTGGATCCGGCATGACTACGGCGATCCGTTGATCGGCGAGATTCGCTGGTCGCAAGACCAGGATGAGAAGTACCGCCTCAGCATTGCACTCAATCAAAAACAGCAATGGGGCTATCGTGTCGCCTATGACGGCACGAATCTCGTGCTCGACATCAAGAAGACGCCGAAGCTCGCGTCCTCGCCGCACAGCCCGCTGCAGGATTTGTGGGTTTGCATTGATGCCGGCCACGGGCCGGATTTGGGCGCCATCGGGCCCACCGGGTTTTTCGAGAAGGATGCCACCTTCCTGCTCGCCGCAGAATTACGGGAGAAGCTCGAGCGCCGCGGGGCCAAGGTCATCATGACGCGCACCGTTGCCGAAGAGGGCATGACGCTCACCGCGCGGCGCAAGTTCGCCGAAGTCAGCAATGCCGACTTGTTCATCAGTCTGCATTACAACGCGCTGCCCGACGGCGTGAATCCGTTTCTCAATCGTGGCAGCAGTGCGTTTTACTATCATCCGCAAAGCTATGAGCTGGCAAATAAAATTCTGCGCATGTTGCTTCAGAAGCTAAAACTTCCTAATTTCGGCCTGTTTTACGACAATCTTGCGGTGTGCCGCGTCACCAACATGCCGGCGGTGTTGATCGAGCCGGCGTTTCTCATGCACCCGGAAGAGGAGATGCTGATCCTCTCCCCGCGTTTTCGCGCGCTCACCGCAGAGGCTATCGTCGCCGGAATGGAAGCGTTCGTGCGGGCGGCGCGGGAATGA
- a CDS encoding fatty acid desaturase, with protein sequence MHPYATQSSRGLLFGAMIIALWFGNLTMLLTQPVTAAAWVWISPALLLQTFLHTGLFITAHDAMHGTLTRHQRWNDFAGSVCVLLYALFSFRRLRVEHQKHHAHPASATDPDFHDGAHAGFWRWYGHFMLTYVTWRQLLGMALVFNLLHHVLHVALLNLLLGWIMPALLSTLQLFYFGTFLPHREPAGGYENRHHARSNAYRPLWSFLSCYHFGYHLEHHEFPFVPWWRLPFVRGQEMRRSN encoded by the coding sequence ATGCATCCCTATGCCACACAATCCTCCCGCGGCCTGCTGTTCGGCGCGATGATCATCGCGCTCTGGTTCGGCAATCTCACCATGCTGCTCACCCAGCCGGTGACCGCGGCGGCCTGGGTGTGGATATCGCCGGCGCTGTTGCTGCAGACCTTCCTGCACACCGGCCTGTTCATCACGGCGCATGATGCCATGCACGGCACCCTCACCCGGCACCAGCGCTGGAACGATTTCGCCGGTAGCGTGTGCGTGCTCCTCTATGCGCTGTTTTCATTTCGGCGGCTGCGGGTGGAGCATCAGAAGCATCACGCCCATCCGGCGAGCGCGACCGACCCGGATTTTCACGACGGCGCGCATGCCGGCTTCTGGCGCTGGTACGGGCATTTCATGCTGACGTATGTGACCTGGCGGCAGTTGCTGGGCATGGCGCTGGTCTTCAATCTCCTGCATCATGTGCTGCACGTTGCGCTGTTGAATCTTCTGCTCGGCTGGATCATGCCCGCGCTGCTCAGCACGCTGCAGCTCTTCTATTTCGGCACATTCCTGCCGCATCGCGAGCCGGCGGGCGGTTACGAGAATCGCCATCACGCGCGCAGCAATGCCTACCGGCCGCTGTGGTCGTTTCTCTCCTGCTATCATTTTGGCTATCATCTCGAGCATCACGAATTCCCGTTCGTGCCCTGGTGGCGCTTGCCGTTCGTGCGCGGCCAGGAGATGCGCCGGAGCAATTGA
- a CDS encoding carotenoid biosynthesis protein yields MKINTHALLVFLVYLLLLAGAAWHALDVLQREMQLLAAPMIIGLALLLLGEYLCKLRRLPATPRGASHIVLRFVGWSSAVIILGFLVELVGVHTGWLFGQYDYRGVLQPELAGVPVAIGFAWLAMLLSSAALTQRFLQAHAAAGAFRSAVSIAAFMVLFDLFMEPAAVALDYWQWQGGTVPLQNYAAWFVIGFLLAYAGLRLGVLQAKFSNLPRHAYLAQLLYFTVVNLSR; encoded by the coding sequence ATGAAAATCAACACGCATGCGCTGCTCGTTTTTTTGGTGTATTTGCTGCTGCTGGCGGGCGCGGCTTGGCATGCCCTCGATGTTCTGCAACGCGAAATGCAGTTGCTGGCAGCGCCGATGATCATCGGGCTTGCCCTCTTGCTTTTGGGCGAATATCTGTGTAAGCTTCGCCGCCTGCCCGCAACGCCGCGCGGCGCGAGTCATATCGTGTTGCGTTTCGTGGGATGGAGCAGCGCGGTCATTATTCTCGGTTTTCTCGTTGAGCTGGTGGGTGTGCACACCGGTTGGCTGTTCGGGCAATATGATTATCGCGGTGTGCTGCAGCCGGAGCTCGCCGGAGTGCCGGTGGCCATCGGCTTTGCCTGGCTGGCGATGCTGCTCAGCTCCGCGGCGCTGACGCAGCGGTTTTTGCAGGCTCACGCGGCTGCCGGCGCGTTCCGCTCCGCTGTCAGTATTGCCGCGTTCATGGTTTTGTTCGATCTGTTCATGGAGCCGGCGGCAGTGGCGCTCGATTACTGGCAATGGCAGGGCGGCACGGTGCCGCTGCAAAACTATGCCGCCTGGTTTGTGATCGGGTTCCTGCTGGCTTATGCCGGCTTGCGGCTGGGCGTGTTACAGGCGAAATTTTCCAATCTGCCCCGGCACGCTTACCTGGCGCAATTGCTCTATTTCACGGTGGTGAACTTGTCGCGTTGA
- the crtI gene encoding phytoene desaturase family protein: protein MKNLNRIVVIGSGFGGLAVAVRLQAAGFAVTLLEKNALVGGHAYQLKRQGYTFDMGPSLITAPDIINAVFASAGRRLEDYLDLVKLDPFYRIYYHDGTHLDYTGDVPAMKTQMSAFHPRDGENYERFLRDSGAIYRAVIADGLGTTSFHQLKTLLAFLPRAFRLKALYPAHFLVSRYFRDPRNIFAFSFHPLFIGGNPFRAPSVYLMIPYLEKAGGVWFSRGGMYSLVQAFEKVFLELGGRLVTEAEVTEIVVRNGRATCVMAREEFFGAEAVISNADWAHTQMQLIKPEHRRKWSDRKVKKLDYAMSAFLLYLGVRKQYPQLLHHTLILSPRYRELVKDIFDRKILPDDFSMYLHAPTRTDPAMAPPGCESIYVLIPVPNLAAEVDWQINARPFADKVLRFLEEDFGLHELRRHIAVMEIFTPLDFKLQRNSYLGSAWGVEPKLTQTAYFRPHNRSNDIPNLYFVGASTHPGAGVPGVLLTAAATERLVREDFGMPALTLTAHAGGD from the coding sequence ATGAAAAACTTGAACAGGATTGTCGTCATTGGTTCCGGCTTTGGCGGTTTGGCGGTGGCGGTGCGGCTGCAGGCGGCGGGCTTCGCCGTGACCCTGCTGGAAAAAAACGCGCTGGTCGGCGGCCATGCCTACCAGCTCAAGCGGCAGGGCTACACGTTCGACATGGGGCCCTCGCTGATCACCGCGCCGGACATCATCAATGCCGTGTTCGCCAGCGCAGGCCGCCGCCTGGAGGATTACCTCGACCTGGTGAAGCTCGATCCGTTCTATCGTATCTATTATCATGACGGCACTCATCTCGATTACACCGGTGACGTGCCGGCCATGAAAACACAAATGTCTGCCTTCCACCCGCGCGACGGCGAGAACTATGAACGTTTCCTGCGCGACAGCGGTGCCATCTACCGTGCCGTCATCGCAGACGGCTTGGGCACCACTTCGTTTCATCAGCTCAAAACGCTGCTCGCCTTTCTGCCGCGCGCCTTTCGCCTCAAAGCCCTGTATCCGGCGCATTTTCTCGTCAGCCGCTATTTTCGCGACCCGCGCAACATCTTTGCCTTCTCTTTTCATCCGCTGTTCATCGGCGGCAATCCCTTTCGCGCGCCCAGCGTCTATTTGATGATTCCCTATCTTGAAAAAGCCGGCGGCGTGTGGTTCAGCCGCGGCGGCATGTACAGCCTGGTGCAGGCTTTTGAAAAAGTGTTTCTGGAACTGGGCGGCCGCCTCGTAACGGAAGCCGAGGTGACGGAGATTGTGGTTCGCAACGGCCGCGCCACCTGCGTCATGGCCCGGGAGGAGTTTTTCGGCGCCGAGGCGGTGATCTCAAACGCGGATTGGGCGCACACGCAAATGCAGCTCATCAAGCCGGAGCACCGCCGCAAGTGGAGCGATCGCAAAGTCAAGAAGCTGGATTATGCCATGAGCGCGTTCCTGCTCTATTTGGGCGTGCGCAAGCAATATCCCCAACTCCTGCATCACACGCTGATCCTGTCGCCGCGCTATCGGGAGTTGGTGAAAGACATCTTTGATCGCAAGATTCTGCCGGATGATTTTTCCATGTATTTGCATGCGCCCACGCGCACGGATCCTGCCATGGCGCCGCCCGGCTGCGAGAGCATATACGTGCTGATTCCGGTTCCCAATCTCGCGGCGGAGGTGGACTGGCAAATCAACGCGCGGCCCTTTGCCGACAAGGTCCTGCGCTTTTTGGAAGAGGATTTCGGCCTGCATGAGCTGCGCCGTCATATTGCAGTGATGGAAATCTTCACGCCGCTCGATTTCAAGCTGCAGCGCAATTCTTATTTGGGCAGCGCGTGGGGCGTGGAACCGAAGCTGACCCAGACGGCCTATTTTCGGCCGCACAATCGCAGCAACGATATTCCCAACCTCTACTTCGTCGGCGCGAGCACGCATCCCGGCGCGGGCGTGCCCGGTGTTTTGCTCACCGCTGCGGCCACAGAGCGGCTGGTGCGGGAAGATTTCGGCATGCCGGCGTTGACGCTCACGGCTCACGCAGGAGGAGATTGA
- a CDS encoding NUDIX hydrolase, whose amino-acid sequence MNSEFAHCPKCAGQLETRVLEGRERQVCPRCGFILYRNPIPAVAVILQQDDGILLVQRAVDPHAGDWCLPAGFMEWEEGPEHTARREAREETNLDIRVRQLYGVFPGSDYPANRIVLIVYRAEIVGGELRPGDDASDARFFKLTDLPENVAFRVHRQILAALQEEMHSRMPKQDSL is encoded by the coding sequence ATGAATTCGGAATTCGCCCATTGCCCGAAATGTGCGGGCCAGCTCGAAACGCGCGTTCTCGAAGGCCGCGAGCGCCAGGTTTGCCCCCGCTGTGGCTTTATCCTGTATCGCAATCCGATTCCGGCAGTTGCCGTGATTCTGCAGCAAGACGACGGCATTCTGCTGGTGCAGCGCGCCGTTGATCCGCATGCGGGTGACTGGTGCCTGCCGGCGGGTTTCATGGAGTGGGAGGAGGGACCGGAGCACACCGCGCGCAGGGAAGCCCGCGAGGAAACCAATCTGGACATCCGGGTGCGGCAGCTCTATGGCGTTTTTCCGGGCAGCGACTATCCCGCCAACCGCATCGTGCTGATCGTTTATCGTGCGGAGATTGTTGGCGGCGAGCTGCGGCCCGGTGATGATGCGAGTGACGCGCGTTTTTTCAAATTGACGGATTTGCCCGAGAATGTTGCTTTCCGCGTGCATCGCCAGATTCTGGCAGCGCTCCAGGAGGAGATGCATTCGCGCATGCCCAAACAGGACTCTTTATGA